A window from Drosophila yakuba strain Tai18E2 chromosome 3L, Prin_Dyak_Tai18E2_2.1, whole genome shotgun sequence encodes these proteins:
- the LOC6533750 gene encoding ATP-binding cassette sub-family G member 1, protein MDQSQNLLAKQSKDVEFQDVYYTVKERKNFWRVSGERRILNGVSGSFRNGQLSAIMGPSGAGKSSLLNAISGFRRDGVTGNIKMKRDNACYITQDDHHQTLLTVEELMNLACDLKLKNRHKKAEIMTDILENLHLNHRRNVTAEKLSGGERKRLSIALELVDNPNIFFLDEPTSGLDEVTAAQCIRMLQAMAQEGRTIVCTIHQPSATIYNYFDSIYVLAKGQCVYQGSPRATIPFLRLAQLDCPRHYSPSDYIIELVDAEDGHLVPALSDLTENGKLIYVASQSDQLAPQQAVTTMFLEQQKRPFLPAFFAGSAASTDGTLIGGTSALLEQVKAFSKRLHTDRRDISGLRQFIVLMRVMLLRITRARLALTIQLFHHLLCGLFFGLIFFQLGNQGGRMFDHLKFCIGAVLMIVYTQVMVPILSYPAEVKVVKKETFNRWYTLTPYYMALTVSRLPLQVLLNITFMAVTYWMSGLPQQFWRFGIFVAVGLMISLVAEGMGLAIGATFSITNGSVVGPMIIAPLMGLAVYGFDFAPQISGGMQLLMKFSYVRVGVVSLVLAVFGFQREELDCDAIYCHFSDPRVLLKFLDVEKVSMLHQFGLLAMLMLFFRVMMYISLRKRCSA, encoded by the exons GGCGCGTAAGCGGAGAACGTCGAATTCTGAATGGAGTGAGCGGCAGTTTCCGGAATGGCCAACTATCGGCAATCATGGGACCCTCAGGAGCCGGAAAAAGCAGTTTGCTTAATGCGATTTCGGGTTTCAG ACGCGACGGAGTCACAGGGAACATCAAGATGAAGAGGGACAACGCCTGCTACATCACGCAGGACGACCACCACCAGACCCTGCTGACAGTGGAGGAGCTAATGAATCTCGCCTGCGATCTCAAGCTGAAGAATCGCCACAAAAAGGCCGAAATCATGACAGACATCCTGGAGAATCTGCACTTGAATCACCGCCGCAATGTGACGGCGGAAAAGCTGAGTGGCGGCGAGCGGAAGCGATTGTCCATCGCCCTGGAGCTGGTGGACAATCCCAACATCTTCTTCCTGGACGAACCAACCAGTGGGCTGGACGAGGTGACGGCGGCTCAGTGCATCCGAATGCTGCAGGCGATGGCCCAAGAGGGTCGCACCATCGTTTGCACCATCCACCAGCCTTCGGCCACGATATACAACTACTTTGATAGCATCTACGTCCTGGCCAAGGGCCAGTGTGTCTACCAAGGCAGTCCCAGAGCAACCATTCCCTTCCTGCGACTGGCGCAGCTCGACTGCCCCAGGCACTACAGTCCCTCGGATTACA TTATTGAGCTGGTGGATGCCGAGGATGGACACCTGGTGCCGGCACTCAGCGACCTAACCGAGAATGGAAAGCTGATCTACGTGGCCAGTCAGTCGGATCAATTGGCGCCTCAGCAGGCGGTCACCACGATGTTCTTGGAGCAACAGAAGCGTCCATTTCTGCCCGCCTTCTTCGCCGGCAGTGCCGCCTCCACGGATGGAACGCTGATTGGAGGTACCAGTGCTCTGCTGGAGCAGGTGAAGGCCTTCTCGAAACGTCTCCACACGGATCGGCGGGATATATCTGGGCTGCGTCAGTTTATAGTCCTCATGCGGGTTATGCTTCTAAGGATAACTCGTGCTCGTTTGGCCCTGACAATCCAGCTGTTTCATCACCTGTTGTGCGGCCTGTTCTTTGGCCTCATATTCTTCCAACTGGGCAACCAAGGTGGCCGGATGTTCGATCATCTGAAATTTTGCATCGGCGCCGTCCTCATGATCGTGTACACCCAGGTGATGGTGCCCATTCTGAGCT ATCCCGCTGAGGTGAAGGTGGTCAAGAAGGAGACCTTCAATCGTTGGTACACCCTTACGCCGTACTACATGGCGCTCACAGTGTCGCGACTACCACTCCAAGTGCTACTCAACATCACCTTCATGGCGGTCACGTACTGGATGTCCGGCTTGCCCCAACAGTTCTGGCgctttggcatttttgtggcTGTGGGCTTGATGATCTCCTTGGTGGCCGAGGGCATGGGCCTGGCCATTGGAGCCACCTTCAGCATCACG AATGGCAGTGTGGTGGGTCCGATGATCATAGCTCCTCTGATGGGACTGGCGGTCTACGGCTTCGACTTTGCACCGCAGATATCCGGCGGAATGCAACTGCTGATGAAGTTCAGCTATGTGCGTGTGGGCGTAGTGTCTCTGGTTTTGGCCGTCTTCGGATTTCAGCGAGAGGAACTCGACTGCGATGCGATATACTGTCATTTTAGCGATCCACGCGTGCTGCTCAAATTTTTGGATGTGGAGAAGGTGTCGATGTTGCATCAGTTCGGATTGCTGGCCATGCTGATGCTGTTTTTCCGGGTGATGATGTACATCAGCCTGCGAAAGCGATGCTCTGCCTGA